Proteins encoded together in one Marinithermus hydrothermalis DSM 14884 window:
- a CDS encoding HRDC domain-containing protein, whose protein sequence is MPQRTLGIVLASAGLVYLTLLNPWTPGWPWGLAGGLGFLVLYRRSKVRDALLAGALFFGWGVGAAFADWLDYQALKLLGLGLGFGLYGWLENAAWGLWTAAGLAGIGALVFLWEIGTAVWLALALVGAGAWFVLKGEAAPPTLPPAREALYKHLYAWRVAQARREERSSAEVLPNRLVARIVQENPQDPEALREILGEERAAYTEAIWELLKARDSSPTG, encoded by the coding sequence ATGCCGCAACGTACGCTAGGCATCGTATTGGCCAGCGCCGGCCTCGTGTACCTCACCCTGCTCAACCCCTGGACGCCCGGCTGGCCCTGGGGTCTCGCCGGAGGGTTGGGCTTCCTCGTCCTGTACCGGCGGAGCAAGGTGCGGGACGCCCTGCTCGCCGGAGCGCTCTTTTTCGGCTGGGGCGTGGGCGCGGCGTTCGCGGACTGGCTGGACTACCAGGCCCTCAAACTCCTGGGGCTTGGCCTGGGGTTCGGGTTGTACGGCTGGCTCGAGAACGCCGCGTGGGGCCTGTGGACCGCGGCGGGCCTCGCGGGGATCGGGGCGCTGGTCTTCCTTTGGGAGATCGGCACCGCGGTCTGGCTCGCCCTGGCGCTTGTGGGGGCGGGCGCGTGGTTCGTCCTCAAGGGGGAGGCCGCCCCACCGACGCTGCCTCCGGCCCGGGAGGCCCTCTACAAGCACCTGTACGCCTGGCGGGTCGCGCAGGCCCGGCGGGAGGAGCGCAGCAGCGCGGAGGTGCTGCCGAACCGGCTCGTGGCTCGCATCGTACAAGAGAACCCGCAGGACCCGGAGGCCCTGCGAGAGATTTTAGGCGAGGAGCGCGCCGCGTACACGGAGGCGATCTGGGAGCTGCTCAAGGCACGGGACAGCTCCCCAACAGGCTGA